A stretch of DNA from Phycisphaerales bacterium AB-hyl4:
TCGTACAGCGCGTCGGGCGTGATGCCATGCGACTCGAGGCCGACGGCGTCGATCACCGCGTCGGCGCCGCGGCCGGCGGTCATGTCCATAATGCGGTCGAAGACATATTCGTCGCTGAAGTCGATCGTCTCCGCGCCGGCCTGCTCGGCCATGGACAGGCGAGAGACGTAATGATCAATCGCGATCACGCGCGCCGCCCCGAGCATGAACGCGCTGCGGATGGCAAACTGCCCCACCGGCCCCGCGCCCCAGATGGCGACGACGTCGCCTTTATGAATATTGCACTGTTCCGCCGCCTGATAGCCGGTGGGGAAGATGTCGGAGAGAAACAGCACCTGCTCATCGCTGAGGTCATCGGGCACTTTGATGGGGCCGGTGTCGGCAAAGGGGACGCGGACGTACTCGGCCTGGCCGCCGGCGTAGCCCCCGAACAAGTGCGAGTAGCCGAACAGCGCCGAGGGCGCGAAGCCGTACATCGCCTCGGCCTTTTCGGGCGAGGGGTTGGAATTATCACACAACGACCAGAGGGTTTGTTCGCAGAACCAGCACTTGCCGCATGAGATGGTAAAGGGCACGACGACGCGGTCGCCCACGGCCAGGTTGTGAACGTCGTGGCCGAGCTCAACGATTTCGCCCATGAACTCGTGGCCGAGGATGTCGCCCTTGCCCATGGTGGGGATGTAGCCGTTGTAGAGATGCAGATCGCTGCCGCAGATGGCGGTGCTGGTCACGCGGACGATGGCGTCGCGGGAGTTGATGATCTTCGGGTCGTCCACGCGTTCGACCTTGACGTTCTGCTTGCCGCACCAGGTGACTGCTTTCATGACGGATGCTCCTGATCGAGCCGGCGAAGGCGGGGCGGGGAACGGGTT
This window harbors:
- a CDS encoding zinc-dependent alcohol dehydrogenase, which gives rise to MKAVTWCGKQNVKVERVDDPKIINSRDAIVRVTSTAICGSDLHLYNGYIPTMGKGDILGHEFMGEIVELGHDVHNLAVGDRVVVPFTISCGKCWFCEQTLWSLCDNSNPSPEKAEAMYGFAPSALFGYSHLFGGYAGGQAEYVRVPFADTGPIKVPDDLSDEQVLFLSDIFPTGYQAAEQCNIHKGDVVAIWGAGPVGQFAIRSAFMLGAARVIAIDHYVSRLSMAEQAGAETIDFSDEYVFDRIMDMTAGRGADAVIDAVGLESHGITPDALYDRLKAAAYAATDRPHALRQAIHCCRKGGTVSIPGVYGGLLDKFPLGAAFGKGLTFRMGQTHMHRYLQPLLDRIRNGDIDPTFVITHRFKLGEAPKAYDLFNENKTECIKVILKP